In Schlegelella aquatica, one DNA window encodes the following:
- the trmB gene encoding tRNA (guanosine(46)-N7)-methyltransferase TrmB, translating to MSGSGHQPQGSEDVSGAGRPQDGAQVPAAAGVPAGVPHPRSVRSYVMRAGRTTEGQARAIETLGPRFLVPYEPGRLLDPVALFGRSAPTILEIGFGMGEATAEIAARRPEDDFIGCEVHEPGVGALLKRIGERGLSNVRIIRHDAVEVLEQMVAPGSLAGVHIFFPDPWHKKRHHKRRLIQPPFVALVASRLAPGGYIHCATDWQPYAEQMLDVLSAEPLLENTAEGYAPRPEYRPLTKFENRGLKLGHGVWDLVFRKR from the coding sequence ATGAGCGGCTCCGGGCACCAGCCGCAGGGCAGCGAGGACGTCTCGGGCGCGGGGCGCCCGCAGGATGGCGCACAGGTGCCGGCAGCGGCCGGCGTCCCGGCCGGCGTCCCCCATCCCCGCTCGGTTCGCAGCTATGTGATGCGCGCAGGCCGCACCACCGAGGGCCAGGCCCGCGCCATCGAGACGCTGGGGCCCCGGTTCCTGGTGCCCTACGAGCCGGGCCGGCTGCTCGATCCCGTGGCGCTTTTCGGGCGCAGCGCGCCCACCATCCTCGAGATCGGCTTCGGAATGGGCGAAGCGACGGCGGAGATCGCGGCCCGCCGCCCCGAGGACGACTTCATCGGCTGCGAGGTGCACGAGCCGGGCGTCGGCGCCCTGCTCAAGCGCATCGGCGAGCGGGGGTTGTCGAACGTGCGCATCATCCGTCACGACGCGGTGGAGGTGCTGGAACAGATGGTGGCACCCGGCTCGCTCGCCGGCGTGCACATCTTCTTCCCCGACCCGTGGCACAAGAAGCGGCACCACAAGCGGCGGCTGATCCAGCCCCCCTTCGTCGCACTCGTGGCGAGCCGCTTGGCGCCGGGCGGCTACATCCACTGCGCGACCGATTGGCAGCCCTATGCCGAACAGATGCTCGACGTACTGTCGGCCGAGCCGCTGCTCGAGAACACGGCCGAGGGCTACGCGCCCCGCCCGGAGTACCGTCCCCTCACCAAGTTCGAGAACCGGGGCCTGAAGCTCGGCCACGGGGTGTGGGATCTGGTCTTCCGCAAGCGTTGA
- a CDS encoding undecaprenyl-diphosphate phosphatase, translated as MDIELLLKAAVMGVVEGLTEFLPISSTGHLILASSLLGFTGDKIKVFEIAIQTGAMLAVIWEYRARLWGTVRGLGHDPVAQRFALNVVIAFLPAAVFGLIFGSLIKQHLFNPVVVAAAFIVGGLIILWVERRHKRLYGERDLQGRRHARIETVDDITPWDALKVGLVQCAAMIPGTSRSGATIIGSVVFGFSRKAATEFSFYLGIPTLVGAGVYSLWKQRGLLEWSDLPMFSVGLLFAFVSAWLCIRWLIRYVSTHDFTIFAWYRIVFGAVVLLTAWTGWVAWRA; from the coding sequence CTGCCCATCTCCTCCACCGGTCACCTGATCCTCGCCTCCTCGTTGCTGGGCTTCACCGGCGACAAGATCAAGGTATTCGAAATCGCCATCCAGACAGGCGCGATGCTCGCGGTGATCTGGGAGTACCGCGCGCGCCTGTGGGGTACGGTGCGGGGCCTGGGCCATGACCCGGTCGCCCAGCGATTCGCGCTCAACGTGGTGATCGCCTTCCTGCCTGCAGCCGTGTTCGGCCTGATCTTCGGCTCGCTGATCAAGCAGCACTTGTTCAATCCGGTGGTCGTGGCGGCTGCTTTCATCGTCGGCGGCCTGATCATCTTGTGGGTCGAGCGCCGTCACAAGCGGCTCTACGGCGAGCGCGACCTGCAAGGCCGCCGACATGCGCGAATCGAAACGGTGGACGACATCACGCCTTGGGATGCGCTCAAGGTGGGGCTGGTGCAATGCGCCGCGATGATCCCGGGCACCAGCCGCTCCGGTGCCACCATCATCGGCTCCGTGGTCTTCGGCTTCTCGCGCAAGGCCGCCACCGAGTTCAGCTTCTACCTCGGCATCCCGACGTTGGTGGGGGCGGGGGTGTACTCGCTGTGGAAGCAACGCGGGCTGCTGGAATGGTCGGACCTTCCCATGTTCTCGGTCGGGCTGCTGTTCGCCTTCGTGAGCGCATGGCTGTGCATCCGCTGGCTGATCCGCTACGTCTCCACGCACGACTTCACCATCTTCGCGTGGTATCGCATCGTGTTCGGTGCGGTGGTGTTGCTCACCGCCTGGACGGGCTGGGTGGCGTGGCGCGCCTGA